DNA from Colletotrichum higginsianum IMI 349063 chromosome 7 map unlocalized unitig_7, whole genome shotgun sequence:
GGCGCCCCCCAAGAAACCACAAGAAAATCGGCATCCGTACTAGTCGTTTTCCCGCTTGAATAGAAATCCACATACAATGAACCAACCATCCAAGAGTCCACGGCATTTCAGACCTGCGACCATCCATATCCCATCAAAAGACATGAGGAATCAAGGCGGCTCGCCGGCTACAGCCCACTTGATTCAAAGTCTAGATAGACTTTTAATGCTCCCTGCACCGCATCTCATCGCAATTTCGACGTCTCACGCCCGTCTATCTCGCTTACCATGTCAAGTCAGGAGAGACATGAACACATTGATCGCGGCCCTTGTGGTCATCGTTTCATCCTCTTTCATCTTTGTTGATCTAATCTTGCGCAAAAcaattatatataaaaaaAAGTCCAACAACGCCACGGCTACAGACAGCCTGCAGCGTCGAATCTCGCGGGAAGGAAAGAGAGTTCTTCCCGCCCGCCAGTGATGCCCTCTACCTGCTTGCTAGCTTGCATATCCGGCTCAACAACAATGCAATTATCCGGAAATGGCCATGAGGATCCAAGTTCCTTCTCGCAACTGGAAATAAAAGACTGGCGATGAAAAAGACGGCTTCTAATGAGAACCCCCTGGCCTCTTTTTGATCCCCGGACTCCCCCCTTATGCCAATATGGTTTTGTACAGTTCTGCCTCCCGCCGTTTATTACACATACAGTCTCCCTATCGTACAGCGCGGCGCAGGAAGCAGAATATGAAATGGTCGTCGAATCATGGCGCCCAGCGTTTACGCCGGCagttctcctcgtcgattCATTCATTCAGTTAGGCGGACTGCCGACCATGCTGGGAACCTGCTTCCGGATGAGGCCCCGTGTCCGTTGCTCGGCTCGAGGGACGCCCTGGATCGCTCGAGGCTCTCTCATCAGACTGGTGTCCAGCTTCGCGGGAACCCGACTGACAACGGTGTGATACTCGCCCGGGAATTTAGCGCTGGGAACGGGCACCGAAGCCGTCCGCCACATGTGATCGGAAGTGTCGCCCAGGTAAGTGGGTATCTTGAGCTTTGATGGTGCAGCAAAGCCCGAGGCGTTGCTCGATGCGCCGTGGGACATGCGGATGGTCGAAAGACGTGAGAACCCCGTTGAAAGCCCCGGCCGTCCTCgggccttcttcgccatgATGATCTCGTCGAAGAGACGGATCGAAGAGTGAGATGCTGACTGAGTCTCTCGTTCATGAATGAATTCGTTGAAAGCTGGCAGTAGTTAGCATGGATTGCAGGTGCAGAGACTGCCGAGCAAAGTCTTACCTTGAGTATCTCTCAACATGGTAGCATATTCCTGTTGGTCGTAAGGAAGACTCTTAATGAAACCATTCATGTCGAAGGAATAAAGCTGCCCATTGCTCTTTTGCTCCCGGGTGGGACGGCCAAGGTGCTTCCTGTAGGTGTACAGCAAGCTGGCGAGGCATCGGACGAAGGCGGCTCGCACGCGGTCCGCGTGAAATGCTTCTTTGCACACTACCGAGACCTGTCCAAGGCAGCGGTTGTGAGCATAGCCATCGCAGTGGGAGCACTGGTAAATGCCGTCTCCCTCGGACCTTTCGTCGCAGACCGAACAGGTAGACGACATGTCGTGGGGGATCCAGTTGAAACAATGTCCCTCCACCCAGACCATGGTATCGGTATTTCTCACGGGCTGGATCAGCATATTAGGCATGATGGTCGATGCTGCCAGCGTGGACTGGGCGTAGGCCGACGGCGCATACCCAGGCGTGTAGCCTCCATACGAAGACTGCGAGTCGACAGAGAGGGCGGATACCGACATGCTAGGGTTGTGGCCGTTCAAAAAAGGCAAGCTTGGTCGATGCAGCGGCGGGTGCTTGTCCATCCCGAAGGACGAGCTGCGCCGAGACTTTTCGTCAAAGTGACCGGATTTCTTTTCTCTCAGAGTCTGGGCGAAGCCAGAGTCACTTCGTGACACAGGCGTCGTTGGCATGGGCGGGAAGCTCATGGACACCGGCGAAACAGAGGATTGCGGGCTGGTTTTTCCGGACTTGCTGGTGTCGGGCCGGTCTGACTTGCTGTGCTCGCCGAACTTTGAATGCAAAAAGGCATTAAAGATGGGAGGTCGCACCGAGTTTGGTGCTTCTGGCTCTCCAAACGACGAGGAGTTCTGTGTAACCCATTTCCCGAGGGAGCTCGAGGCAACACTCGAGTTGAACAGCGTGTCGTTCTCGACCGAAAAGGCATCGTACGGGTACGACTCCATCGCGTATGGTGGGGGACCGGTAGTTACTCCGTACCGGATGTGATGCGGGGCAGCCACGTGCAGCAAGGAGAGGAGCTTgcggcggtgctgccgcGGCAGGCGGACCGGCTGCGCAGTGGCATCGATCGTGTCCATGTCCAGATCGACCAACACATAATCGTCGTCTGGCAGCTCGATCTTCTCATACCGTCGCTCAATACCGACGATGTAGGGGCAAGGCGCCTCCAGGGCGGAGATGAGACGAGCGGGAAGCACGGGAATGAAGATGCTCGCCCACTTAAGGGGATACAACAGGTTGACCAGTGCGTGACATGCCAGGTGGAGCATGCCGGTGTGGGAGGACATGAAGATGATACGCGACTCGGACATGGCATACTCGAAAAGAGCAACAATATTCTCCATGGACAGACACCTGAAAAGGGCGTAGATGTCAATGGTCCTCGCCCCCGGTATCTCATTTATGGCCTCCTTTCGGCAATAGAGGCGCAGCTCCCGCACGCCCAGCTCAACCTGCGTTTTGGAGGCCAGCGGGCTGAATGCCTCGGTACAAAGGTTGACGACATATCGCTCAAGGGGTTGCCAGCGGCCGACTTTGGGGGAGCTAGGCGGTACCCGTagcacggcg
Protein-coding regions in this window:
- a CDS encoding DENN domain-containing protein, whose product is MDSSSTPLADYFWIAGIESISYQDSTPQPPSNLESTIAEDSEYEESDTELNATPSKRVARHSSVGRHSRQNSGGRTSNGRFSIHTLDEVDGNTRSNRSSATIRPSHASQINGSSGGGNGLNIFNGLPGLNGLNAEGQFIEGFDFDKALLKFAAERENFLEDLSFSAGARTQARPPMVNPRAERIKADEGDMSGRRSPLRSIERSIKGSIRRKISFRDMNSMRKQPTTPRASTPGAGTIPRQGPLPSSVAQSSSPFRSTNSLAPASIRTTKRLSNYNSVIPPPEPLNTDPDMHPLKRRFEPVLLDRYPAKDATDEISRRGRFPDYVPMFAFPNDIHIVSSDERPRSTWHGFTMTSDDNSKIYGITIIIWTALTSEVADEVETRCEQWRQSHMSNEERELAASLGVRLAAERAHLSQLLAKLPTVPSGSSARDILDDQISTVEEKISLMTEMLRPLRHGAASKIDGLTAGESGLWAPRAYGILGRDATRMSFWKEWLRAVVVPMTDGAVLRVPPSSPKVGRWQPLERYVVNLCTEAFSPLASKTQVELGVRELRLYCRKEAINEIPGARTIDIYALFRCLSMENIVALFEYAMSESRIIFMSSHTGMLHLACHALVNLLYPLKWASIFIPVLPARLISALEAPCPYIVGIERRYEKIELPDDDYVLVDLDMDTIDATAQPVRLPRQHRRKLLSLLHVAAPHHIRYGVTTGPPPYAMESYPYDAFSVENDTLFNSSVASSSLGKWVTQNSSSFGEPEAPNSVRPPIFNAFLHSKFGEHSKSDRPDTSKSGKTSPQSSVSPVSMSFPPMPTTPVSRSDSGFAQTLREKKSGHFDEKSRRSSSFGMDKHPPLHRPSLPFLNGHNPSMSVSALSVDSQSSYGGYTPGYAPSAYAQSTLAASTIMPNMLIQPVRNTDTMVWVEGHCFNWIPHDMSSTCSVCDERSEGDGIYQCSHCDGYAHNRCLGQVSVVCKEAFHADRVRAAFVRCLASLLYTYRKHLGRPTREQKSNGQLYSFDMNGFIKSLPYDQQEYATMLRDTQAFNEFIHERETQSASHSSIRLFDEIIMAKKARGRPGLSTGFSRLSTIRMSHGASSNASGFAAPSKLKIPTYLGDTSDHMWRTASVPVPSAKFPGEYHTVVSRVPAKLDTSLMREPRAIQGVPRAEQRTRGLIRKQVPSMVGSPPN